A single Nicotiana tabacum cultivar K326 chromosome 5, ASM71507v2, whole genome shotgun sequence DNA region contains:
- the LOC107776925 gene encoding uncharacterized protein LOC107776925, which produces MAIGMKQMSIIIATLGVLSFVFGVIAENKKPAAGTAIPGKGVVICKYKSDPTVALGYLSFALLVASSVAGFLSLFYPYQGKSIPQAALLKNTSFVVFLNIALGTTGLAAALILWPTISEQLHITRNIHHNLQTDCPTAKTGLLGGGAFLSLDSALFWLVALMLADNAREDYFQDADVKGELKASYADDEVIKSSA; this is translated from the exons ATGGCGATTGGCATGAAGCAGATGTCCATAATAATAGCAACCCTTGGTGTTTTATCCTTTGTATTTGGAGTTATTGCTGAAAACAAGAAG CCTGCAGCTGGGACTGCAATACCAGGAAAAGGCGTTGTTATTTGTAAATACAAGTCTGACCCTACTGTTGCCTTGGGCTATTTGTCTTTTGCTCTTCTTGTTGCATCTTCTGTGGCCGGTTTCCTGTCGTTATTTTATCCGTATCAAGGGAAGTCAATCCCACAAGCTGCTTTGCTCAAAAACACTAGTTTTGTTGTGTTCCTCAACATCGCATT GGGCACAACTGGTTTAGCAGCAGCATTAATATTGTGGCCTACAATCTCCGAGCAACTTCATATCACGCGCAACATCCATCACAACTTGCAAACTGATTGCCCAACAGCCAAGACCGGTCTTCTTGGTGGAGGCGCCTTTTTGTCTCTTGATTCTGCACTCTTTTGGTTGGTGGCTTTGATGTTAGCTGATAACGCTCGCGAGGATTATTTCCAAGACGCAGATGTTAAGGGCGAGCTGAAAGCAAGTTATGCAGATGATGAAGTTATCAAGAGCAGTGCTTAA